Part of the Pseudobacteriovorax antillogorgiicola genome, TTCTCGGGTAAGTCTCTCCACATGGCACCAGTATTAAGTATCCAACAGATACCATTAAGGGTCGTACGATGATCATTCCACTGCCCACCTCGTTTTCCTGTAGGGGGCAGAAGA contains:
- a CDS encoding transposase, coding for MILETSRRHTLAGRFELTDEQFGLIKDLLPPTGKRGGQWNDHRTTLNGICWILNTGAMWRDLPE